Genomic window (Pseudoliparis swirei isolate HS2019 ecotype Mariana Trench chromosome 23, NWPU_hadal_v1, whole genome shotgun sequence):
aaggtcaaggtcatggaaaggtcaaactctttttttaccatagcacgatacatttgtgtccaattggcatgcaactaatgccaacatgttcataattcaatgcccaatcttgtgatatgcgaaggtatgcgctctaccgagtgcccattctagtttacacaATGTTTGCATCTATCTTTCCTCTCACTGTGTAGTTCGAAATGACCCAGTGATCCCTTCCAAATACATCCATCTACCGAAAAAACAGCCGGACAAACTGGGCTTTGATGAGGTGAGTATCGAGTGATATGAAGAAGGAGTCTGCACAACATGGTCTTCTATCCACGTGTGTGCTGAAAGCCTCCACTGATGTTAGACATCtgtaattaaaattaaatgtcGTGGCTCATCTGTTGCCTGTGTGCAGGTGTTCATGATAAACCTGCAGAGGCGAACCGACCGCAGAGAACGTATGATGAGCGCATTAGACAAGCAGGGGATTACCTGTAAGGTCATTGCAGCTGTTGATGGAAAGTAAGTTTGCTctgtttaattattatttgtatttatttagtacTTGGTCATCTTATATACCTGCCCTATTTCTTTATCATTTGGTCACATTTGTTCTTTCGCTCCATTTCAGAGCAACTAATATCAGTGATATTAATTCTATGGGCATCCACATGCTGCCTGGATATAATGACCCCTATCATGGTCGCCCGCTGACAAAGGGAGAGCTGGGATGCTTCCTTTCCCACTATAATATCTGGAAAGAGGTGAACCCCAGAAGCCAAACCGTTGAATGTTTATGAACCACACAGATGCGTGAGTGTTTGATAGATCTGTGTCCGGCCTCAGATTGCGGAGAGACGCCTGGAGACCTCCCTCGTGATTGAAGACGACCTGCGCTTCGAGATCTTCTTCAAGCGACGCTTGAAGAACATgatgagggaggtggaggatgaagGATTGGACTGGGatctcatgtgagtgtgtgcttcCTGCACAAGTCCTTGATTTATAAAGTTTGCAATTGCTTCTCACTCCACCGTTCGGTTTCTTTCTTCCAGTTATATCGGTCGGAAGAGAATGCAAGTGGATCACCCCGAGAAAGCTGTGCCTAATATACACAACTTAGTGGAGGCAGACTATTCCTATTGGACGCTAGGCTATATGATGTCGTTACAAGGTGCAGAGAAgcttttaaaagcagaaccacTGAAGAGGATTTTGCCAGTAGACGAGTTTCTTCCGATCATGTTCAATAAACACCCTGTGTAAGTGTACCGCACCCAACGCAAGTACACACTCATAACATGAACTTGTGCTCGGGAgtggttttctttcttcttcttgaccTTGCCCTCTCATCCACAGGTCTGATTACATGCAACAGTTTAaaaccagggacctgaaggcatTTTCAGCCGAGCCTCTTCTTGTGTATCCAACTCACTACACGGGCGACACGGGCTACATCAGCGACACTGAGACGTCCACAGTGTGGGACAACGACAAGGTCCTTACAGACTGGGACCGAGCACGCTCAGGAAAAACTGGGGAGCAGGCTGAGCTCAGCACGGAGGCCCAGAACTCTGATGTGCTCCAGTCGCCTCTGGATAGCATAGCGCGGGACGAGCTATGAGAGGAACTGAACGAGTCTCTCAATATTTCACAAACCACCGTGTTTCAACTTCGATATTTTTGATTTGGCATCACAGCAGGGATGTGACATCAGAGTTTGTAGAAGGATTTAATTTATCCAGATGTGACGAGTTAAAAAGGGAACAGGTGTGTCTTATGTTATCTGTGTTTAGTTTTTACTTTATAAAGGCACTAGACTTGCCATTTGGGATGGCATTTGCAGTACCCAACTTCTGTCTGTCATACAGAAATGAACCTTTTAGCAAAGAATGCAATCGGATGTAACATTTCAGTCATCGAGCAGTTAACTTTGTCCTAATTTGAGTTTCTACTGTGAAATgcttttttctaaatattttaaaatgacaaaagaaaTCAAGACTTTTGCAGACATTGATGTCTTAGATCAAAACGTAATCATTCATTACGAGTTGGTCCTAGAGGAGAAACATCTGCATGTATTTTGCTTTAATCTTTAGTATTT
Coding sequences:
- the colgalt1a gene encoding procollagen galactosyltransferase 1, coding for MHALACLPAALLVLLLSCCAPARAYFAEERWSPESPLLAPRVFLALICRNSEHSLPYFLGTIERLNYPKERMALWVATDHNKDNTTAVLRDWLVKMQSLYHYVEWRPKEEPEHYQNEDGPKQWGDLRYEHVMKLRQVALESAREMWADYFMLADCDNLLTNPDVLWKLMNENKTIIAPMLESRAAYSNFWCGMTSQGYYKRTPAYIPIRKQLRKGCFAVPMVHSTFLIDLRKEASRQLAFHPAHSEYSWAFDDIIVFAFSARMADVQMFVCNKETYGYFPVPLRAHNTLQDEADSFLHSLLEVNVRNDPVIPSKYIHLPKKQPDKLGFDEVFMINLQRRTDRRERMMSALDKQGITCKVIAAVDGKATNISDINSMGIHMLPGYNDPYHGRPLTKGELGCFLSHYNIWKEIAERRLETSLVIEDDLRFEIFFKRRLKNMMREVEDEGLDWDLIYIGRKRMQVDHPEKAVPNIHNLVEADYSYWTLGYMMSLQGAEKLLKAEPLKRILPVDEFLPIMFNKHPVSDYMQQFKTRDLKAFSAEPLLVYPTHYTGDTGYISDTETSTVWDNDKVLTDWDRARSGKTGEQAELSTEAQNSDVLQSPLDSIARDEL